A part of Schistosoma mansoni strain Puerto Rico chromosome W, complete genome genomic DNA contains:
- a CDS encoding putative splicing factor, translated as MTDDIDVEAMLEDHYAREGYSKSNGHRRRGRSRSRDRSRRHKSRSRSKERRRDKNHESDRGRRERRHSSRDRDRHRSSRDDHRPSRTERRQKSPELSPEERDARTVFVWQLSARIRQRDLEDFFTSVGKIRDVRLIMDNKTKRSKGIAYVEFREVESAQLALGLTGTRLLGVPIQIQQSHAEKNRVSATPSLPRPSQQNRGPMKLYIGSLHYNITEEMLKGIFEPFGKIEDIKLIKDPTTNRSQGYGFVTYVNSDDAKKALDQLNGFELAGRPMKVNHVTERSEYACLSALDNDEADRSGVDLGTTGRLALMAKLAEGTGLEIPKAALAQLHIGQNNPILGSAGSVSSSSAIAPPVCTQCFMLSNMFDPHVATHSVFEEIRDDVIEECTKAGGCLHIFVDRTSAQGNVYVKCPSIAVATQCVNMLHGRYFSGRLITAAYVPLINYHQLFPDSVTAKTLLHPSS; from the exons ATGACTGACGACATAGACGTTGAGGCCATGCTTGAGGATCATTACGCTCGGGAG GGCTACTCGAAGTCCAATGGTCATCGAAGACGTGGTCGTTCACGTTCCAGGGATCGTAGCAGAAG ACACAAGTCGCGCAGCAGGAGCAAGGAACGTCGACGGGATAAGAATCATGAATCCGACCGAGGACGACGTGAACGCCGCCATAGTTCGCGTGACCGGGATCGACATAGGTCTAGTAGAGATGACCACAGGCCGTCGCGGACCGAAAGACGTCAGAAATC TCCTGAACTTAGCCCAGAAGAGCGAGATGCACGAACTGTGTTCGTCTGGCAGCTTTCTGCGCGCATTCGACAGCGAGACTTGGAGGACTTCTTCACTTCGGTGGGTAAAATCAGAGATGTTCGTTTAATCATGGACAACAAAACCAAAAGGTCGAAAGGCATAGCCTATGTTGAGTTCCGTGAAGTAGAGTCGGCTCAGCTGGCCCTTGGACTTACCGGCACTCGCTTATTAGGCGTTCCAATTCAGATTCAACAAAGCCACGCTGAGAAGAATCGAGTAAGCGCCACTCCCTCGTTGCCTCGGCCGTCACAACAGAACAGGGGGCCGATGAAATTATACATAGGTTCTTTACATTACAACATCACAGAAGAAATGTTAAAAGGTATATTTGAGCCCTTTGGAAAGATAGAGGACATAAAATTAATCAAGGACCCTACTACTAACCGTTCGCAAGGCTATGGCTTCGTAACGTACGTCAACAGTGATGACGCTAAAAAGGCACTGGATCAATTAAACGGGTTTGAGTTGGCTGGCCGACCGATGAAA GTGAATCATGTAACCGAACGCAGTGAGTATGCTTGTCTAAGCGCCCTGGACAACGATGAAGCTGACCGCTCAGGCGTTGATCTAGGCACCACTGGGAGATTAGCTTTAATGGCGAAACTCGCTGAAGGCACTGGCTTAGAAATTCCCAAGGCTGCCCTTGCTCAATTGCATATCGGGCAAAACAATCCGATACTAGGTTCAGCTGGAAGTGTTAGTTCATCATCCGCAATTGCTCCTCCCGTGTGCACGCAATGTTTCATGCTATCCAATATGTTTGACCCACATGTTGCTACTCATTCGGTTTTCGAAGAAATACGTGACGATGTTATTGAGGAATGTACTAAGGCCGGCGGATGTCTCCACATTTTTGTTGATCGCACCAGTGCCCAAGGAAATGTTTACGTCAAATGTCCTAGTATAGCAGTCGCAACTCAATGCGTAAACATGTTACACGGTCGGTATTTCTCCGGACGGTTGATTACTGCAGCATATGTTCCTTTAATAAATTATCACCAACTCTTCCCAGATTCCGTAACTGCAAAAACACTATTGCATCCTTCAAGTTAA
- a CDS encoding putative splicing factor — translation MDNKTKRSKGIAYVEFREVESAQLALGLTGTRLLGVPIQIQQSHAEKNRVSATPSLPRPSQQNRGPMKLYIGSLHYNITEEMLKGIFEPFGKIEDIKLIKDPTTNRSQGYGFVTYVNSDDAKKALDQLNGFELAGRPMKVNHVTERSEYACLSALDNDEADRSGVDLGTTGRLALMAKLAEGTGLEIPKAALAQLHIGQNNPILGSAGSVSSSSAIAPPVCTQCFMLSNMFDPHVATHSVFEEIRDDVIEECTKAGGCLHIFVDRTSAQGNVYVKCPSIAVATQCVNMLHGRYFSGRLITAAYVPLINYHQLFPDSVTAKTLLHPSS, via the exons ATGGACAACAAAACCAAAAGGTCGAAAGGCATAGCCTATGTTGAGTTCCGTGAAGTAGAGTCGGCTCAGCTGGCCCTTGGACTTACCGGCACTCGCTTATTAGGCGTTCCAATTCAGATTCAACAAAGCCACGCTGAGAAGAATCGAGTAAGCGCCACTCCCTCGTTGCCTCGGCCGTCACAACAGAACAGGGGGCCGATGAAATTATACATAGGTTCTTTACATTACAACATCACAGAAGAAATGTTAAAAGGTATATTTGAGCCCTTTGGAAAGATAGAGGACATAAAATTAATCAAGGACCCTACTACTAACCGTTCGCAAGGCTATGGCTTCGTAACGTACGTCAACAGTGATGACGCTAAAAAGGCACTGGATCAATTAAACGGGTTTGAGTTGGCTGGCCGACCGATGAAA GTGAATCATGTAACCGAACGCAGTGAGTATGCTTGTCTAAGCGCCCTGGACAACGATGAAGCTGACCGCTCAGGCGTTGATCTAGGCACCACTGGGAGATTAGCTTTAATGGCGAAACTCGCTGAAGGCACTGGCTTAGAAATTCCCAAGGCTGCCCTTGCTCAATTGCATATCGGGCAAAACAATCCGATACTAGGTTCAGCTGGAAGTGTTAGTTCATCATCCGCAATTGCTCCTCCCGTGTGCACGCAATGTTTCATGCTATCCAATATGTTTGACCCACATGTTGCTACTCATTCGGTTTTCGAAGAAATACGTGACGATGTTATTGAGGAATGTACTAAGGCCGGCGGATGTCTCCACATTTTTGTTGATCGCACCAGTGCCCAAGGAAATGTTTACGTCAAATGTCCTAGTATAGCAGTCGCAACTCAATGCGTAAACATGTTACACGGTCGGTATTTCTCCGGACGGTTGATTACTGCAGCATATGTTCCTTTAATAAATTATCACCAACTCTTCCCAGATTCCGTAACTGCAAAAACACTATTGCATCCTTCAAGTTAA